In one window of Methanomassiliicoccales archaeon DNA:
- a CDS encoding ammonium transporter translates to MRRYSVFLLLLLGLLVLLPATTMAADPSGAGNPIDLEGAMNSIDYVWVLVCAFLVFFMQAGFAMVEVGMVRVKNVANVLMKNFMDFTIGTIAFLIIGYSLLMGSDVGGIFGDPSSNFMLFGESYDAGNMLLWFFMLVFAATSVTIVSGAIAERPKFKTYLIYSAVVTAVIYPIYGHWIWGGGWLAASDFMVNLGGGYGALDFAGSGVVHALGGLLALAACIVIGPRIGKYTKEGKPLPIPGHNMTMVMLGGFILWFGWFGFNAGSTLSGNQLIIAKICVTTVIAGAVGAVTAVLLSWKRAGTPDLGLAVNGMLGGLVGITAGCAWVEPWAAMVIGAVSGIVVCYGVWFLEKKGVDDVVGAISVHGFNGLWGLIALGLFADGTFGVYTVDGPLVTGLLYGNAGFFAAQMINVVVLAIYALGTGFALFYGLKKTVGIRVSPEEELQGLDISEHNVSAYPEMVTKEVAMTQEAIK, encoded by the coding sequence ATGCGTAGGTACTCTGTGTTCCTGCTGCTATTGCTCGGACTTCTGGTGTTGTTGCCGGCCACTACCATGGCCGCCGATCCCAGTGGTGCCGGGAATCCCATCGATCTCGAAGGGGCTATGAACTCGATCGACTACGTGTGGGTACTGGTCTGCGCCTTCCTGGTGTTCTTCATGCAGGCCGGTTTCGCCATGGTGGAAGTCGGTATGGTCCGCGTTAAGAACGTGGCCAACGTCCTGATGAAGAACTTCATGGACTTCACCATAGGGACCATCGCCTTCCTGATAATAGGCTACTCCCTGCTTATGGGGAGCGATGTCGGAGGAATATTCGGAGATCCATCATCGAACTTCATGCTGTTCGGGGAATCCTATGACGCAGGCAACATGCTGCTGTGGTTCTTCATGCTGGTCTTCGCCGCCACCTCGGTGACCATCGTCTCGGGTGCGATAGCGGAGAGGCCAAAGTTCAAGACATACCTCATATACAGCGCCGTAGTCACCGCTGTGATTTACCCTATCTACGGTCACTGGATATGGGGCGGCGGTTGGTTGGCGGCGTCGGACTTCATGGTGAACCTGGGTGGCGGCTACGGCGCTCTCGACTTCGCCGGTTCAGGCGTGGTGCACGCGCTCGGCGGACTATTGGCCCTGGCCGCTTGTATCGTCATCGGGCCCCGCATTGGCAAGTACACCAAGGAAGGGAAGCCCCTACCGATCCCTGGTCACAACATGACCATGGTGATGCTGGGCGGGTTCATCCTTTGGTTCGGCTGGTTCGGCTTCAACGCCGGCAGCACCCTATCCGGGAACCAGCTGATCATCGCTAAGATATGCGTCACTACGGTCATCGCCGGTGCGGTGGGCGCTGTGACCGCGGTGCTCTTGTCCTGGAAGAGGGCCGGTACGCCCGATCTGGGCCTGGCGGTCAACGGTATGCTAGGCGGCCTGGTCGGCATCACTGCCGGTTGCGCCTGGGTGGAACCGTGGGCAGCGATGGTCATCGGCGCCGTTTCGGGTATCGTCGTCTGTTACGGCGTATGGTTCCTGGAGAAGAAAGGGGTCGACGATGTCGTGGGCGCCATCAGCGTGCACGGCTTCAACGGCCTGTGGGGCCTTATCGCCCTGGGCCTGTTCGCCGACGGTACCTTCGGTGTATACACCGTGGATGGCCCGCTGGTAACTGGCCTGTTATACGGCAACGCCGGTTTCTTCGCCGCGCAGATGATCAACGTGGTCGTCCTTGCCATATACGCTCTCGGTACTGGCTTCGCCCTGTTCTATGGGCTGAAGAAGACCGTGGGCATTCGGGTCAGTCCGGAGGAGGAGCTGCAGGGGCTGGACATCAGCGAGCACAACGTCTCCGCATATCCGGAGATGGTGACCAAGGAAGTAGCTATGACCCAGGAGGCGATCAAATGA
- a CDS encoding GDP-mannose 4,6-dehydratase — MKTVVTGAAGFIGSTLTDLLLSEGHEVVAVDNFDDYYSGKMRFLSRHLGNDAFRLKEVDILDIDALRQTFEDAEVVFHLAAQAGVRISVKDPLRSHHANTTGTLNVLLAARDEGVRRVVSSSSSSVYGNAVRLPAGEGDPTVPISPYAASKLAAEYYCSLFYKLYGLESVSLRYFTVYGPRQRPDMAIRIFTDRALDGKRPQIFGDGEQTRDFTFVTDVVDAIRRCADCPDPKGEPLNVCSGSTISVNQVVRSILKAVGREDLQPEHLPPQPGDVDHTWGDNTKAKRLLGWEPKVMIDEGLRRFVDWYKNEGKV; from the coding sequence ATGAAAACGGTGGTCACTGGTGCGGCGGGGTTCATCGGCAGTACTCTAACCGATCTTCTCCTCAGTGAGGGGCATGAAGTGGTCGCGGTGGACAATTTTGACGATTATTATTCGGGCAAGATGCGCTTCCTCAGCAGGCACCTGGGCAACGACGCCTTCCGCCTGAAGGAGGTGGACATCCTAGACATCGATGCCTTGCGCCAGACCTTCGAGGATGCTGAGGTGGTCTTCCACTTAGCGGCTCAGGCCGGGGTCCGTATCTCCGTGAAGGACCCGCTGAGGTCGCACCACGCAAATACCACTGGCACATTGAACGTCCTCTTGGCCGCCCGGGACGAGGGCGTTCGCCGCGTGGTGAGCTCCTCCTCGTCCTCCGTCTACGGCAACGCCGTTCGCCTACCAGCAGGTGAGGGCGATCCCACCGTCCCGATCTCGCCTTATGCCGCCAGCAAGCTTGCGGCGGAATATTATTGCTCGTTGTTCTATAAATTATATGGCCTGGAGAGCGTCTCTCTGCGCTACTTCACCGTCTATGGACCGAGGCAGCGACCGGACATGGCCATAAGGATATTCACCGATCGGGCGCTGGACGGAAAGCGTCCCCAGATCTTCGGGGACGGAGAGCAGACCCGGGACTTCACCTTCGTCACGGATGTGGTCGATGCCATACGCCGGTGCGCCGACTGCCCCGACCCGAAGGGGGAGCCGTTGAACGTATGCAGTGGCTCCACCATCAGCGTCAACCAGGTTGTGCGGTCGATACTGAAGGCCGTGGGCCGTGAGGACCTCCAACCGGAACACCTCCCCCCGCAGCCAGGCGATGTCGATCATACCTGGGGTGACAATACGAAGGCGAAGAGATTGCTGGGATGGGAGCCAAAAGTGATGATCGACGAGGGCCTGCGCCGGTTCGTCGATTGGTATAAAAATGAGGGAAAGGTCTAG
- a CDS encoding PHP domain-containing protein: MPFPRINLHTHTLYSDGDFTVEEVVRSAYEGGLTHVAITDHFETCKIINPLLRMDFDVYLRNIRQAREKYAGKIEVLAGVEIDTNPERCELYDLPFDKLNQLDLLLFEYVEDHLQGGIPLNELHHLAGNLNIPFGLCHWDMDRIFPQRDPEWLAERLAELGAFIEVPTSQHYARQGRYLFEHSERFYRAFDGKVKVSIGTDMHHSLGEVNNIVRGLRFLRDNRLCGQMLFNDL; encoded by the coding sequence ATGCCGTTTCCCCGAATCAACCTCCACACCCATACGCTCTATTCCGACGGCGATTTCACTGTGGAGGAGGTAGTGCGATCGGCCTATGAGGGCGGACTCACGCACGTGGCCATCACCGACCATTTCGAGACCTGCAAGATCATCAACCCCCTGCTGCGCATGGACTTTGACGTCTACTTGCGTAATATCCGGCAAGCGAGAGAGAAATATGCTGGCAAGATCGAAGTGTTGGCTGGAGTGGAGATCGACACCAACCCGGAGAGGTGCGAGCTGTACGACCTGCCATTCGATAAGCTGAACCAGCTGGACCTTCTGCTGTTCGAGTACGTCGAAGATCATTTGCAGGGAGGAATACCGCTGAACGAACTTCACCACCTGGCTGGGAACCTGAACATTCCCTTCGGCCTCTGCCATTGGGACATGGACCGCATCTTCCCTCAAAGAGACCCGGAGTGGTTGGCCGAGAGGTTGGCGGAATTGGGCGCTTTCATCGAAGTGCCGACCTCGCAGCACTACGCCCGCCAAGGGCGCTACCTCTTCGAGCACTCGGAACGCTTCTACAGAGCTTTCGATGGCAAGGTCAAGGTCTCCATTGGCACCGACATGCATCACTCCCTGGGTGAAGTAAACAACATCGTCCGCGGCCTGCGTTTCCTGAGAGACAATCGATTATGCGGGCAGATGCTCTTCAATGACCTATGA
- a CDS encoding zinc metalloprotease HtpX, giving the protein MGATIRTMGLFVFMFGLFIAVGWLVGSFFIGNWVVGTVVFLVLAGLINLISYFYSGKIVLWSYKVRIVNEVESPRLFRMVRQISSMNGLPMPKIGIVPTSTPNAFATGRNPKNAVVCATEGIMRMLDDDELLGVLAHEMAHVKNRDILVMSVAATIAGAISFASRFAFYGVLFGGGRRNEGGLIIALLVMITAPIAAMIVQLAISRSREYKADYEGAKLIGKPLYLASALEKLETANKRNPLKFGNPASSSLWIVNPFSAKGLATIFATHPPMAERVKRLRQMANKMGQY; this is encoded by the coding sequence ATGGGTGCTACCATCAGAACCATGGGGCTCTTCGTCTTCATGTTCGGCCTGTTCATAGCCGTCGGTTGGCTGGTGGGCTCGTTCTTCATCGGCAATTGGGTGGTGGGTACCGTCGTGTTCCTGGTACTCGCCGGTCTGATCAATCTGATATCATATTTCTACTCCGGCAAGATCGTCCTCTGGTCCTACAAGGTCAGGATCGTCAACGAAGTAGAGTCGCCGCGGCTTTTCCGCATGGTGCGCCAAATATCCTCAATGAACGGGCTCCCGATGCCCAAGATAGGCATAGTGCCAACGTCAACACCTAACGCCTTCGCCACTGGACGGAACCCGAAGAACGCCGTGGTCTGCGCCACCGAGGGCATAATGCGCATGCTGGACGACGACGAGCTGCTAGGCGTCCTGGCGCACGAGATGGCCCATGTGAAGAACCGGGACATACTGGTCATGAGCGTGGCCGCTACCATTGCCGGAGCCATATCCTTCGCCTCCCGATTCGCCTTCTATGGGGTGCTGTTCGGTGGAGGCCGCCGTAACGAGGGAGGATTGATCATCGCCCTGCTGGTCATGATCACCGCGCCCATAGCCGCAATGATCGTACAACTGGCCATCTCCCGCAGTCGGGAGTACAAGGCCGATTACGAGGGCGCCAAGCTCATCGGTAAACCCCTGTACCTGGCAAGCGCGCTGGAGAAGTTGGAAACGGCCAACAAGCGCAACCCGCTGAAGTTCGGCAACCCCGCTTCATCCAGCCTTTGGATCGTCAATCCGTTCAGTGCAAAGGGGTTGGCGACCATCTTCGCGACCCACCCGCCCATGGCCGAGAGGGTCAAGCGCCTGCGACAGATGGCGAATAAGATGGGCCAGTACTGA
- a CDS encoding P-II family nitrogen regulator, protein MKMIQAIIRHEKLGDVKSALTEIGVVGLNVTEIQGRGVQKGQTRQWRGAVYDVDLLPKIKLEVVVDVEIADLTVDTIQKSAFTGDIGDGKIFVWNVEEVVRVRTNERGKIAI, encoded by the coding sequence ATGAAAATGATACAGGCGATCATCCGGCACGAGAAGCTGGGAGACGTCAAGAGCGCCCTCACCGAGATAGGTGTGGTCGGCCTTAACGTAACCGAGATCCAGGGCCGGGGAGTGCAGAAAGGACAGACCCGGCAATGGAGGGGGGCGGTCTACGATGTGGACCTGCTGCCCAAGATCAAGCTGGAAGTGGTGGTCGATGTAGAGATCGCGGATCTCACCGTGGACACCATCCAGAAGTCCGCCTTCACCGGCGACATAGGCGACGGGAAGATCTTCGTCTGGAACGTTGAAGAGGTGGTCCGGGTGCGTACCAATGAGAGGGGCAAGATAGCCATATGA